In Schizosaccharomyces osmophilus chromosome 2, complete sequence, the following proteins share a genomic window:
- the ufd2 gene encoding ubiquitin-protein ligase E4 Ufd2, with translation MSDLENIRLKRLAKLQRASSGDNVSDRSREVSEEHEPKKPNIKQDEDMPDAIRPPIEKKQVNTKPSRSSSPQPKTFSREEWVHVITSQTLNITLESEQNERYYLESFKKDLESEGHPCSFNEDNVDSALLTRLSTTGDDTFKYLLNSWNSIYNVLKRLPKDEHLQFKANYLTNLKYLLVSYAGITILLPDTFNCSTINFADLLTKSPGIPLEFIVDFVARYENEGLDEIFVPVLETLSVKISRMNVETFEMNVIQVLLQLVSLKPVAALVPQLPSWCPSTNPGELEYKTFLGRISSLTVFTQEVANRYFSNSKDRSMQDIASSISSLRVVVSSYQEQLFQIVSALIRTSQEIREKVLDFLAMVVNVNHKRQSLHVDQFNITSDACMLNLAYVLNRLSEPFLDIKFSKIDRVQSEYLRRRPRIDFKEETKLNADQKSSEEFYSRGFEGSNNFISDIFFINLSYHHFGINAAVKALEQTLVSIRDSEKLRERLEAEQAVNSNTFLARRLSAQIDHLYQRIDLDRSFVHCYEIMLTQSSETSRSYSFLNFVMAWLLRVANNAASDYPKEPLVLPFSETAPELFKNLPEYFIEAITDYVLSLFKTSSSALSTHPSEALCEFCVTLLTKSSYIKNPYLRAKLVEILFYGVQSQRGQPDVMIDVLSTSQVATKWLIPALMGFYIEIESTGQSTQFYDKFNIRFYICEVFRTIWKLPAYFGKLEQEQKTNLPFFVKFVALMLNDATYLLDEALLKLKDIHDLQEKVNEAINTGESNQTVQESQQNLVATERHASVYCQLGNETILMLRLFTSSIPKAFCALEIVERLAAMLNYNLQALCGPRCRNLKVRDPTKYKFDPKSLLSTILDVYLNLCNEDNFVEAVAHDGRSYSKEIFERALGIVRKHNLKSSFDIENISNFVNKVEKFRLEEENEEEDMGEAPDHFLDPLMFTIMKDPVILPRSGMSIDRSTIKAHLLSDNTDPFNRTPLTLEDVTPNNALREEIEAYMKALKEKRVKRSE, from the exons ATGAGTGATCTAGAAAAT ATACGCCTTAAAAGACTTGCAAAGTTACAACGCGCAAGTTCAGGTGATAATGTTTCAGATAGAAGCCGCGAGGTGAGCGAGGAGCATGAACCCAAAAAACCGAATATAAAACAGGATGAAGATATGCCTGATGCTATTAGACCTCctattgaaaaaaagcaagtaaaTACAAAGCCTTCTCGTTCAAGTAGTCCACAGCCAAAGACATTTTCCCGTGAAGAGTGGGTACATGTCATAACAAGCCAAACACTCAATATAACTTTGGAATCGgaacaaaacgaaagatACTACTTGGAgtcatttaaaaaagacttGGAAAGTGAAGGGCACCCTTGTTCATTTAACGAAGATAATGTTGATTCTGCATTATTAACTAGGTTGTCGACAACTGGTGACGATACgtttaaatatttattaaattcCTGGAACTCAATTTATAATGTCCTAAAAAGATTGCCGAAGGATGAACACCTTCAATTTAAAGCCAATTACCTTACGAACTTAAAATACCTCTTGGTAAGTTATGCTGGCATAACTATATTGTTGCCCGACACCTTCAACTGTTCTACCATAAATTTCGCTGATTTACTTACAAAATCACCTGGGATACCTTTAGAGTTTATTGTTGATTTTGTTGCACGTTACGAAAATGAAGGTTTGGATGAAATCTTCGTTCCCGTATTGGAAACATTATCAGTAAAAATTAGTCGTATGAACGTGGAGACATTTGAGATGAATGTTATTCAAGTGCTGCTGCAAttggtttctttgaaaCCGGTAGCTGCCCTAGTTCCTCAATTACCATCTTGGTGTCCTTCAACAAACCCTGGCGAGCTTGAGTATAAAACTTTCTTGGGAAGAATTTCAAGCCTTACTGTTTTTACGCAAGAAGTTGCAAATCGCTACTTCTCAAATTCCAAGGATCGCTCTATGCAGGATATCGCATCTTCTATTAGTTCTCTGAGAGTGGTTGTTTCTAGTTACCAAGAGcaacttttccaaattgtCAGTGCTCTTATTCGAACTTCTCAGGAAATTCGCGAAAAAGTATTAGATTTTCTTGCAATGGTCGTAAATGTTAATCACAAACGTCAATCACTTCACGTTGATCAGTTCAATATAACCTCAGATGCTTGTATGCTTAATTTGGCTTATGTTTTAAACAGACTATCAGAACCGTTTTTGGACATTAAATTCTCAAAAATAGACAGAGTACAATCGGAGTACCTACGCAGACGTCCTCGTATTGACTTCAAAGAGGAAACAAAGCTTAATGCGGATCAAAAATCTTCTGAAGAATTTTATTCTCGTGGTTTTGAAGGATCCAATAATTTCATATCTGacatctttttcatcaatcTCTCTTATCATCATTTCGGCATCAATGCTGCCGTTAAGGCTCTAGAGCAAACACTTGTGAGTATCCGAGACTCAGAGAAATTAAGGGAGCGATTAGAAGCTGAACAGGCCGTGAACTCAAATACATTCTTAGCTCGACGACTTTCCGCTCAGATTGATCATCTTTATCAACGAATTGATTTAGATCGATCCTTTGTACATTGCTATGAAATTATGCTCACTCAGTCATCCGAAACTTCCAGATCTTACAGTTTCCTCAATTTCGTCATGGCATGGCTGTTGCGCGTAGCTAACAACGCTGCATCTGATTACCCAAAGGAGCCTCTTGTGCTGCCTTTTTCAGAAACAGCGCCAGaactcttcaaaaaccTTCCAGAATATTTTATCGAAGCCATTACTGATTATGtactttctcttttcaaaacttcttCCTCTGCTTTAAGTACTCATCCATCAGAAGCATTGTGTGAATTTTGCGTCACTTTGTTGACAAAATCATCGTATATAAAAAACCCGTATTTGCGTGCAAAGCTTGTggaaattcttttttacgGAGTGCAGAGTCAACGTGGTCAACCTGATGTGATGATCGACGTTTTGTCAACATCGCAAGTTGCTACCAAATGGCTGATTCCTGCTTTGATGGGTTTCTATATCGAAATCGAGTCCACAGGTCAGTCCACTCAGTTTTATGATAAATTTAATATTAGATTTTACATTTGTGAGGTTTTTCGTACTATATGGAAATTACCGGCttactttggaaaattggAACAAGAACAGAAAACTAATTTGCCTTTCTTTGTGAAATTTGTGGCTCTGATGTTAAACGATGCTACATACCTTTTAGACGAGGCTCTTTTGAAGTTGAAGGATATTCACGATTTACAGGAAAAAGTTAATGAAGCTATAAACACGGGTGAGTCAAATCAAACCGTTCAAGAGTCTCAGCAGAATTTGGTAGCTACGGAGCGTCATGCCTCAGTCTATTGTCAGTTGGGTAACGAAACAATTTTGATGCTTCGATTGTTTACATCATCAATTCCGAAAGCATTTTGTGCTTTGGAAATTGTCGAGAGACTGGCTGCAATGTTGAACTATAACCTTCAAGCACTATGTGGTCCTAGATGTAGAAATCTAAAAGTGCGAGATCCCACAAAGTATAAATTCGATCCCAAGTCTTTATTATCCACAATCTTGGATGTATACTTAAATTTGTGCAATGAAGACAATTTCGTTGAAGCTGTTGCTCATGATGGACGCTCATACAGCAAGGAAATTTTCGAAAGAGCTCTTGGAATTGTTAGAAAACACAACTTGAAGTCTTCATTTGACATTGAAAATATCTCAAATTTCGTCAACAAAGTGGAGAAATTTAGGttggaagaggaaaatgaagaagaagacatGGGTGAGGCTCCTGATCACTTCCTTGATCCGCTAATGTTCACGATTATGAAAGATCCTGTGATTCTTCCTAGGTCGGGAATGTCGATTGATAGAAGTACTATTAAGGCACACCTTTTGAGTGATAACACGGATCCTTTTAATCGCACTCCTCTGACTTTGGAAGATGTTACACCTA ATAATGCGTTACGAGAAGAAATTGAGGCGTATATGAAAGccttaaaagaaaaaagagtcAAAAGAAGTGAGTGA
- the rho5 gene encoding Rho family GTPase Rho5 translates to MSTELRRKLVIVGDGACGKTCLLIVFSKGTFPEVYVPTVFENYVADVNVDGRHIELALWDTAGQEDYDRLRPLSYPDSHVVLICFSVDAPESLDNVQEKWISEVMHFCSSLPIILVGCKNDLRNDPKVVEELSKTSQKPIPYEDGETVAKKIGAYKYLECSAKLNDGVQEVFETAARASMLKFKANNGNKTKKKKRCLIL, encoded by the exons ATGTCTACAGAGCTTCGTCGTAAATTAGTCATCGTTGGTGACGGTGCTTGTGGTAAAACTTGTTTGCTTAT CGTTTTCTCCAAGGGTACATTTCCTGAGGTGTATGTGCCTACCgtctttgaaaattatgTCGCAGACGTGAATGTCGATGGTCGTCACATCGAGTTAGCCCTTTGGGATACCGCCGGCCAAGAAGACTATGACCGTCTCCGTCCCCTTTCGTATCCAGATTCTCATGTCGTATTGATCTGCTTTTCCGTTGACGCTCCTGAAAGTTTAGATAATGtacaagaaaaatggatttcTGAAGTTATGCATTTCTGCTCCAGTCTTCCTATTATACTTGTCGGGTGCAAAAATGATTTGCGCAATGATCCCAAAGTAGTAGAGGAACTCTCGAAAACCTCTCAAAAGCCAATTCCTTATGAGGATGGCGAAACCGTTGCTAAAAAGATTGGCGCCTACAAATACCTTGAGTGTTCTGCTAAGCTTAATGATGGTGTGCAAGAAGTGTTTGAAACAGCTGCCCGCGCGTCCATGTTGAAATTCAAAGCCAATAATGGAAACAAGActaagaagaagaagcgtTGCCTTATTCTTTAA
- the ice2 gene encoding ER membrane protein involved triglyceride mobilization ICE2 family, translating to MKSKEEEEEEEYDLSMSMADEPSYTDLADDSTLEPLTKQVSHGMKLRMNVGKWFKNGIAMLGNFLSLSFFLVIIVLVGIAFDVGGKFCGLVLTLALEAYFCSVAFLKLFGLRKFAVILHFLEPLLVLQLLIIVLNISPSLEQNKIANYVIHAWNVILLHCTPLFSLLEGLASLLVIQALGHLGRWLVHYKSENWMFFILLNASSVISMSLYLLYRVSSFTISNCNAVMIGFSLAAVAVVSIYGVSSGRASLSEASLMFSYIAYTVYMVCTDFGNPITISTQKPNFDYLPPDVLQSVHHLLSSISSIFPKTLSNVALFMVAAIKTVAPSVFATFAYRITVMYAVTRILPAIQQNIVYLEYSRTTKQSLWTVISPCILIAVYTNLLLQHLYPAPSFGSLTNQVLCSAEIWRWVTAILTIILYAVELAYSKESNTGQALASHFKLD from the exons ATGAagtcaaaagaagaagaagaagaagaagagtaTGATCTCTCTATGTCCATGGCGGATGAACCGAGCTATACAGACCTTGCAGACGATTCTACCTTAGAACCCCTAACCAAGCAAGTCAGCCATGGTATGAAGCTGCGGATGAATGTTGGGAAATGGTTTAAAAATGGCATAGCAATGCTGGGCAATTTCTTATCTCTCAGCTTTTTCCTTGTGATAATCGTTCTGGTCGGAATCGCATTTGACGTTGGAGGAAAATTTTGTGGACTG GTTTTGACACTCGCTCTGGAAGCGTATTTTTGTTctgttgcttttttaaagctttttgGACTTCGTAAATTTGCCGtcattcttcattttcttgaacCTTTACTCGTTCTTCAGCTTTTAATAATCGTCCTTAATATCTCCCCCAGTCttgaacaaaataaaatcgcAAACTATGTCATCCATGCTTGGAATGTGATACTCTTACATTGCACTCCTCTTTTTAGCCTGCTAGAAGGCCTCGCATCTTTACTTGTCATACAAGCTCTTGGGCATTTGGGTCGCTGGCTTGTGCATTACAAGTCTGAAAACTGGATG TTCTTCATTCTCCTGAATGCTAGCAGCGTTATCTCTATGAGCTTATATTTACTGTACCGCGTTTCTTCATTCACAATTTCAAATTGTAATGCAGTCATGATTGGGTTTTCTTTGGCTGCTGTCGCAGTCGTTTCCATTTATGGCGTCTCTTCTGGAAGAGCTAGTCTTTCCGAGGCTTCTTTAATG TTTTCATACATTGCTTACACAGTCTATATGGTTTGCACCGACTTTGGAAATCCGATTACGATTTCAACacaaaaaccaaattttgaCTACCTACCACCAGACGTATTACAGAG CGTACATCATTTactttcttccatttcttccattttccCAAAGACCCTTTCAAATGttgctttgtttatggTTGCAGCCATCAAGACAGTTGCACCTAGTGTGTTTGCTACGTTCGCTTATCGTATAACGGTTATGTACGCAGTGACTCGGATTCTTCCAGCTATACAACAAAATATAGTATATCTCGAATATAGCCGAACAACAAAACAGAGCTTATGGACAGTGATCTCACCCTGTATCTTAATTGCCGTCTATACGAATTTGCTCCTTCAGCACCTATATCCAGCGCCTTCTTTCGGTTCTCTTACCAACCAAGTTCTTTGTTCAGCAGAGATCTGGCGCTGGGTTACTGCAATCTTAACCATTATTTTATACGCTGTTGAATTAGCATACAGCAAAGAGAGCAATACGGGACAAGCTCTTGCAAGTCATTTTAAGCTGGACTAA
- the rps23 gene encoding 40S ribosomal protein S23, translated as MGKPAGLNAARKLRTHRREERWADAHYKKRLLGTAFKSSPFGGSSHAKGIVVEKIGVEAKQPNSAIRKCVRVQLIKNGKKVTAFVPNDGCLNFVDENDEVLLSGFGRKGKAKGDIPGVRFKVVKVAGVGLAALFHEKKEKPRA; from the coding sequence ATGGGTAAACCCGCAGGATTGAACGCCGCACGTAAGCTCCGTACTCACCGTCGTGAAGAGCGTTGGGCTGATGCTCACTACAAGAAGCGCTTGTTAGGTACTGCTTTCAAGTCTTCTCCTTTCGGTGGTTCTTCTCACGCCAAGGGTATCGTTGTTGAAAAGATTGGTGTTGAGGCTAAACAACCCAACTCCGCCATTCGTAAGTGCGTTCGTGTTCAATTGATCAAGAATGGTAAGAAGGTTACCGCTTTCGTTCCCAACGACGGTTGTCTCAACTTTGTTGACGAGAACGACGAAGTCTTGCTTTCTGGTTTCGGTCGTAAGGGTAAGGCTAAGGGTGATATTCCCGGTGTTCGTTTCAAGGTCGTCAAGGTCGCTGGTGTCGGTCTTGCTGCCCTCTTCCAcgagaagaaagaaaagcctAGAGCTTAA
- the mpp10 gene encoding U3 snoRNP-associated protein Mpp10: MAEETAEILEPTAFLFPDEKASNQLVEEAIGYFSAVKVPSSSPIQKVVTKNLDAWQIYNQLAIAANHTLDDLPDLDVEEEGPSDAESYASGDAQDENQLETSPPESPVEDEGKEDDEFLGFSDREGEEGGHLSDENVEDENEDEGMEMDNSDEEEVEEQVPEDREPKKDAFGLNDKFFDIDEFNKQTVALEEQEAEQNHEIGDEDDDDIDLFVDPEDDEEEEGGPRADSVLYEDFFGPKSAKGRREVSKKNKRDAEANKKKKTKRVPKPEESDEEDQEPENDENTFDRVRKDLFADEEEEEREDSQQLLSSYERDKARISQQIKDLESENVAKKSWTMVGEATSKSRPSNSLLDVDIDFETGAKPVPVQTEETTSVLEDVIKNRILNKSFDDVPRKAPSSLPEFRPSELFELDENKAQQSLADIYEEQYMKKANPNTYQSGADKKRQSDHEEIKAMFEDVSYTLDALSSWHYIPAPAEANVQVVSNAPTLTMEEAQPTASSDAMALAPQEVYQPSMGSRQDETIERSGIAVSKAEMDHTEKQARRRRVRRKHAEKRKALGEKKRGSDKEQVVRQLSRADVQVIGAGGERKKISNQSKGKPAAVQSSNQLLL, from the coding sequence ATGGCGGAAGAAACGGCGGAGATTCTTGAGCCTACCgcatttttgtttccgGATGAGAAGGCTTCAAATCAATTAGTAGAGGAAGCCATCGGATACTTCTCAGCTGTCAAAGTTCCTTCTTCTAGTCCTATCCAAAAAGTCGTTACCAAGAACCTCGATGCTTGGCAGATTTATAACCAGCTTGCAATTGCTGCAAACCATACATTAGATGATCTTCCAGATTTGGATGTTGAGGAGGAAGGCCCGTCAGACGCAGAGAGTTATGCTTCTGGAGACGCCCAGGATGAAAATCAGCTAGAAACATCACCGCCGGAAAGCCCAGTTGAGGATgagggaaaagaagatgatgaatttttaGGGTTTTCTGATCGGGAAGGTGAAGAAGGCGGTCATTTGAGTGATGAAAATGTCGAGGATGAGAATGAGGATGAAGGCATGGAAATGGATAAttctgatgaagaagaggtAGAAGAACAAGTGCCAGAGGATCGAGAACCCAAAAAAGATGCGTTTGGATTGAACgacaaattttttgatatagACGAGTTTAACAAGCAGACTGTCGCTTTGGAAGAACAGGAAGCCGAGCAAAATCATGAAATTGGcgatgaagatgatgacGATATCGATTTGTTCGTTGATCCTGAAGACgatgaagaggaagaaggaggCCCTCGTGCTGATTCTGTCTTGTATGAAGACTTTTTCGGACCCAAATCAGCAAAAGGACGTCGCGAAGTCagtaaaaaaaacaagcgTGATGCCGAGGCtaataagaagaaaaaaacaaagagagTGCCAAAGCCAGAGGAATCTGACGAAGAAGACCAGGAACCCGAAAACGACGAGAATACTTTTGATCGTGTCAGAAAAGACCTGTTTGCCgacgaagaagaggaagaacGTGAAGATTCTCAACAACTTCTCTCTTCTTATGAACGTGATAAAGCTCGAATTAGTCAACAAATTAAGGACTTGGAATCTGAAAACGTCGCCAAAAAGTCTTGGACAATGGTTGGTGAGGCTACGTCCAAAAGTCGTCCTTCGAACTCACTTCTTGATGTTGATATCGATTTTGAAACTGGCGCAAAACCTGTTCCCGTGCAAACTGAAGAGACAACCTCTGTACTGGAAGATGTCATAAAAAATCGAATTTTAAATAAGAGTTTCGATGATGTACCTCGTAAAGCACCCAGCTCACTTCCGGAATTCCGCCCAAGCGAATTATTCGAGCTTGATGAGAATAAGGCTCAGCAATCTCTCGCTGATATTTATGAGGAACAGTACATGAAGAAAGCTAACCCCAATACCTATCAAAGTGGCGCTGACAAAAAGCGCCAGAGTGATCATGAAGAGATTAAAGCAATGTTCGAAGATGTCAGTTACACTTTGGATgctctttcttcttggcACTACATTCCAGCCCCCGCTGAGGCCAATGTCCAGGTTGTATCTAACGCTCCTACACTGACAATGGAAGAGGCTCAACCCACCGCTTCTTCTGACGCCATGGCTTTGGCTCCTCAAGAAGTTTATCAGCCTTCTATGGGTAGCCGCCAAGACGAGACTATTGAGCGCTCTGGTATTGCCGTATCGAAGGCTGAAATGGATCACACAGAGAAGCAAGCTCGCCGTAGAAGAGTTCGTCGTAAGCACGctgaaaaacgaaaagcgTTGggtgaaaagaaacgtgGTTCTGATAAAGAACAAGTTGTGCGTCAATTGTCTCGTGCAGATGTTCAAGTCATTGGTGCTGGCGGAGAACGCAAAAAAATCTCTAATCAATCTAAAGGCAAACCTGCTGCTGTGCAATCATCTAATCAACTTTTactttaa
- the pnk1 gene encoding DNA kinase/phosphatase Pnk1 — protein MGKRKVAPQPSINSYLNSSENKKHRGEDLSSTDSKLTWEISESLYIATYGTPKKSSKVATFDLDGTLIKTKSGRVFAKDGGDWLWWHPNVVPTLKKLDSEGYSIVIFSNQNGIPRRASTGHQFQIKVQAILESLDLPVIMYAALLRDKYRKPLQGMWDHFVERWDHPIEKSLAFFVGDAAGRPRNHNSTDLKFAENIGIKFDTPEHYFTGEHFDRPDFSSFHPERFLQKHRSSQPYKFVPAEHQEIVVLVGYPASGKSTLCQDQIVPFGYERINQDTLKTRARCLKAAAKALENKKSVVVDNTNPTIEAREVWVGLAKKFNVPARCVYVEVPELLAKHNNTFRYIQQEIKGLPEVAYVSYRSRFQKPSTEEGFQNVELVPFVCLPELEDKWNQWYE, from the exons ATGGGAAAACGAAAGGTAGCACCTCAACCGTCCATCAACTCTTATCTCAATTCCTCtgagaataaaaaacataGAGGTGAAGATTTGTCTTCGACAGATAGTAAATTGACCTGGGAGATTTCAGAATCCTTGTACATAGCGACATATGGAACGCCCAAGAAATCTTCGAAAGTCGCAACCTTTGATTTGGATGGGACcttaataaaaacaaagtcaGGTCGAGTTTTTGCTAAAGACGGAGGAGATTGGCTTTGGTGGCATCCTAATGTCGTTCCaactttaaaaaagctGGATTCTGAAGGTTACTCTATTGTCATTTTCAGTAATCAGAATGGAATTCCCAGACGCGCATCAACAGGTCACCAGtttcaaataaaagttCAAGCTATTCTAGAATCACTGGATCTCCCAGTCATTATGTATGCTGCCTTGTTGAGAGACAAGTATCGCAAGCCTTTACAAGGAATGTGGGATCACTTTGTAGAAAGATGGGATCACCCAATAG aaaaatcCCTTGCCTTTTTTGTCGGCGATGCCGCAGGACGTCCCCGTAATCATAACTCTACTGATCTAAAATTTGCCGAGAACATTGGTATAAAATTCGATACACCTGAGCATTATTTCACTGGAGAGCACTTTGATCGCCcagatttttcttcatttcatCCAGAAaggtttcttcaaaaacatagAAGCTCCCAACCTTATAAATTTGTACCAGCAGAACACCAAGAAATTGTAGTCCTTGTTGGCTATCCAGCTTCCGGTAAAAGTACTCTTTGTCAAGATCAGATCGTACCATTTGGATACGAACGAATTAACCAAGATACCCTAAAAACTAGAGCGCGTTGTCTCAAAGCAGCAGCGAAAGCattagaaaacaagaaatccGTTGTTGTTG ACAATACAAATCCTACCATTGAAGCTAGAGAAGTTTGGGTTGGACTAgctaaaaaatttaatgtTCCTGCACGTTGTGTTTACGTAGAAGTACCCGAACTATTGGCTAAACACAATAACACCTTCAGATATATTCAGCAAGAG ATTAAAGGCCTACCAGAAGTGGCGTACGTATCATATCGCTCAAGATTTCAGAAGCCAAGCACTGAGGAAGGTTTTCAAAACGTGGAACTTGTTCCATTTGTGTGTCTTCCGGAATTAGAAGATAAATGGAATCAGTGGtatgaatga
- the ipp1 gene encoding inorganic pyrophosphatase Ipp1 produces MSEFSTRQVGALNTLDYQLYIEKDGSPVSSWHDVPLYANAEKTILNMIVEIPRWSQAKLEITKEATLNPIKQDTKKGKLRYVRNCFPHHGYIWNYGAFPQTYEDPNVVHPETKAKGDSDPLDVCEIGEVRGYSGQVKQVKVLGVMALLDEGETDWKVIVIDVKDPLAPKLNDIEDVERHMPGLIRATNEWFRIYKIPDGKPENSFAFSGECKNSKYAEEVVRECNEAWERLVNGKTDAKSEFALANATVSGSVSHDASVAQSIPAANELPPADVDPSVHKWFYISGSPL; encoded by the coding sequence ATGAGTGAATTCAGTACTCGTCAAGTAGGTGCTTTGAACACCTTGGATTATCAACTTTACATTGAAAAGGACGGCTCTCCCGTTTCTTCTTGGCACGATGTCCCTTTGTATGCCAATGCTGAGAAGACCATTTTAAACATGATTGTTGAGATTCCTCGTTGGAGCCAAGCTAAGCTTGAAATCACTAAGGAAGCTACTCTCAACCCTATTAAGCAAGACACCAAGAAGGGTAAGCTTCGTTACGTCCGTAACTGCTTCCCTCACCACGGTTACATCTGGAACTACGGTGCTTTCCCTCAAACTTACGAGGACCCTAACGTTGTTCACCCTGAAACAAAGGCCAAGGGTGATAGCGATCCTTTGGATGTTTGCGAAATTGGTGAAGTCCGTGGTTACTCTGGTCAAGTTAAGCAAGTCAAGGTTTTGGGTGTTATGGCCCTTCTCGACGAAGGTGAAACTGACTGGAAGGTTATTGTCATTGATGTCAAGGATCCTTTGGCCCCCAAGTTGAACGACATCGAAGATGTTGAGCGTCACATGCCCGGTTTGATCCGTGCTACCAACGAATGGTTCCGTATTTACAAGATCCCTGACGGTAAGCCTGAAAACTCCTTTGCCTTCAGCGGTGAATGCAAGAACAGCAAGTATGCTGAGGAAGTTGTCCGTGAATGTAATGAAGCTTGGGAGCGTTTGGTTAACGGTAAGACTGATGCCAAGTCCGAATTTGCTTTGGCCAACGCTACTGTCTCTGGCTCTGTTTCTCATGATGCCTCCGTTGCCCAATCCATCCCTGCTGCTAATGAACTTCCTCCTGCTGATGTCGACCCCTCTGTTCACAAGTGGTTCTACATCTCTGGCTCTCCTCTTTAA